TTTCTCCTTCAATAAAATAAAAAAGAGTCATCATTTTTCCATTATATTCTATCAAGATCTTACCATCTTTAGTGCTGCAGGGAAGAGAGCAGGGAATTATATCATTTAATTCTAGAAGGAAGTCTAATTCTTCTTTTTCAGATTGATAACTTCGATGACCTTCTAAAACTCTCAATACAAATTTTCCTTTTGTAGTGAAAATAAGATAGTTGGTATTAAGTATCCCATCTTTTATACCCTCATAATGCAGAGGAATAAGATTATATTTAGTTAAAATAGTAGTAATGTCCTTTATATTAAGAACTGTGTAAACAGCCATTTCTCCTCCAGTAAAAAAACTTTTCAATAAATTTTAACATTTTTAACAAAATTTTTCTACTTAAATAAATACTTTAAATATATTTTTGAGGTTTATATATGATATAATTATGTATAACTATCTAATAAAAGGAGATAAAATGAAATTTGATTTAGTATTGTTTGATATAGATGGGACACTTCTTGATTTTGATTTAGCTGAAAAGAATGCATTAGCTGATACATTAAAAGAATATAATTTTATCTGTAATAATGAAATTTTAAATAGATATCATGAGATAAATATCTTTTATTGGAAGCAGTTAGAAAAAGGGCTTATAGATAAAAAACAGCTGGCATACAAAAGATATGAGCAGTTATTTTTAGAATATGGAATAAAAACCGACATAGATACATTTAACTTTAAGTATAGAAATAGACTGAAAGAAGGAGCATATCTTCTGGATAATGCTATGGAAATATGTAAAGAGTTACATACTAATAAAATAAAATTAGGAGTAGCTTCTAATGGTGGAAACGATATTCAAATAAGAAGAATAAGAAAGATAGGATTAGATAGATATCTCGATTATATATTTGTATCAGAGGAAATAGGATATAATAAACCTCATAAAAAGTATTTTGAGCATATATTTACAAAAGTGGGTAAGATGCCAAAAGAAAAAATTATGATGGTGGGTGATTCACTCACAGCAGATATACAAGGAGGGAAAAATGCAGGAATAATGACATGCTGGTATAATCCTAAGGGTGAAACTGGCATGAAAAATATAAGACCTGATTATGAAATAAAAGATCTTTTAGAATTGAGAAAGATAATAGGGATTGCATAATAAAAAAGAGATCAGTAGCAATAAACTACGATCTCTTTTTTGGGACTAGGAATATCCCAAAATTGTATGGTTTATAAAAACAAGCCCCAATCACAAAGCTTATTTTTGGTCACAAATTAAACAAAAATACTTACCATATATATATTTCATTTATTAATAAGGGAAACCCCAACCTATGTAAGTCAGGGTTATATGGGTTGTTCACATGAGTGAACTATGGGTATTAGAAACAAACTGTCATTGTTCTACCTCCTTATAATATCACACTATAAATGTATAGTCAATCTTTTAATCAATTCATAGTTTATATGAAATAGATTTTTTATATAAATATGATTAAAAAATAATCCATAAATGAATATAAAGTATTCGAAAATATGTTTTCGTTATTAAAATAACTTGTATAAAAATAGTTTATTAGATAATATATATAGAAGATATAAAGTGGGAGGAAATGATGAGTGTAATAGTAAAATTCTTGGGAACAGCACAAGATGGAGGAATTCCACAGATGGAATGTAATTGTGAAATATGTACAGATATAAGAGCAGGAAAAAGAAAAGAGATACTTCAAGCTGCAATTGGAATAGAAAATGCCAAAACTGGAAATAGATATATGATAGAGGCAACACCTGCTTTTTCCAAACAATATCAGAGTTTTATAGCAGATAAAAATGGAAAGTTAGATGGAATATTTTTAACACATGCACATATGGGACATTATACAGGATTGATGTATTTGGGAAGAGAAGCCCTTAATTCAAAAGGAATAAAAGTATATGTAAGCAGTAAAATGGCAGAGTTTTTGAGAACTAATGCTCCATGGAGTCAACTTGTAAAACTTAAAAATATAGATTTAATAGAATTTGAAAGTGGAAAAGAATTAGTTTTAGATAATGATATAAGAATAATTCCAGTGGAAGTTCCCCACAGAAACGAATTTGCCGATACACATGGATTTATAGTAAAAGGAAAGAAAAGTTTTTTCTTTGTTCCTGATATAGATAGCTGGGAAGGATTTGAAAATCAATTAAATGACATATTTAAACAATGTGATTATTTGGCAGTAGATGCTACTTTTTATACAAAGGAAGAAATAGGAAGTATAAGAGGAAGAAATTTTAAAGAGATACCACACCCTACTGTAGAGGAAACAATAGATTTTATAAAAAGTAACAATTGGAATTTGAAAGATAAAAAAGTTATATTAACTCATTTTAATCATACTAATCTTTTATTTACAAATAAAAAATTGAAAGAAAAGGTAGAAAAGGCAGGAATAATAATATCTGAAGATGGAATGGAAATCACTCTTTAAAATAATATTATTATTTTAAATTGATTTTATTTGAAATATAGAGTATTATATAAGAGCAGAATATATGTAAGGAGTGATAAGTGTGCAGAAAAAGACTGTATGTAAAATAGCACTGGT
Above is a window of Fusobacterium varium DNA encoding:
- the yfnB gene encoding Putative HAD-hydrolase yfnB — its product is MKFDLVLFDIDGTLLDFDLAEKNALADTLKEYNFICNNEILNRYHEINIFYWKQLEKGLIDKKQLAYKRYEQLFLEYGIKTDIDTFNFKYRNRLKEGAYLLDNAMEICKELHTNKIKLGVASNGGNDIQIRRIRKIGLDRYLDYIFVSEEIGYNKPHKKYFEHIFTKVGKMPKEKIMMVGDSLTADIQGGKNAGIMTCWYNPKGETGMKNIRPDYEIKDLLELRKIIGIA
- the pqqB gene encoding Pyrroloquinoline quinone biosynthesis protein B, whose protein sequence is MSVIVKFLGTAQDGGIPQMECNCEICTDIRAGKRKEILQAAIGIENAKTGNRYMIEATPAFSKQYQSFIADKNGKLDGIFLTHAHMGHYTGLMYLGREALNSKGIKVYVSSKMAEFLRTNAPWSQLVKLKNIDLIEFESGKELVLDNDIRIIPVEVPHRNEFADTHGFIVKGKKSFFFVPDIDSWEGFENQLNDIFKQCDYLAVDATFYTKEEIGSIRGRNFKEIPHPTVEETIDFIKSNNWNLKDKKVILTHFNHTNLLFTNKKLKEKVEKAGIIISEDGMEITL
- the thrB_2 gene encoding Homoserine kinase; this encodes MAVYTVLNIKDITTILTKYNLIPLHYEGIKDGILNTNYLIFTTKGKFVLRVLEGHRSYQSEKEELDFLLELNDIIPCSLPCSTKDGKILIEYNGKMMTLFYFIEGEKLTEINEHFLSQIGILLGKMHLFSKNKILNRKTRIDEKYYFSKIDMTKVPIAEDEKKIFYLYIKRFL